A region from the Triticum aestivum cultivar Chinese Spring chromosome 3D, IWGSC CS RefSeq v2.1, whole genome shotgun sequence genome encodes:
- the LOC123078345 gene encoding F-box protein SKIP8 translates to MDGFRALIAAAATAVCCVVCAIWAFRSPSPPPPKKQQPIPSGCCSCASCGCCANTTFPSANGEMAVGGEMNKAPAPAPATTGASMMEQLVPEITTHALSYLDCTSLCRLSMTNSAMRRAANDDGAWKALYHKDFTAEQDTITPPNGWKAYYAATKAIMNVNAEFYNIIREGSLPAMSHFWLNSDYVKCVHATGELFTGYNAVMNSWGLLFNWGQDGGQGTDFQLRDVRARVLADVAWVNMKVHVDVDPGPFHVTNVYEFHNGRWYMVHHHSSLMADPAPHNLFG, encoded by the exons ATGGACGGCTTCCGGGCCCTGAtcgccgccgcggccaccgccgtCTGCTGCGTCGTCTGCGCCATCTGGGCATTCCGCTCCCCTTCCCCCCCTCCCCCCAAGAAGCAGCAGCCCATTCCTTCAGGCTGCTGCAGCTGCGCTTCCTGTGGTTGCTGCGCCAATACCACTTTCCCCAGCGCCAACGGCGAGATGGCCGTCGGCGGGGAGATGAACAAGGCGCCGGCGCCAGCACCTGCAACGACGGGCGCCTCCATGATGGAGCAGCTCGTGCCTGAGATCACCACCCACGCGCTCAGCTACCTCGACTGTACTAGCCTCTGCCGCCTCTCGATGACCAACTCAGCCATGCGCCGTGCCGCCAACGACGACGGGGCTTGGAAGGCGCTCTACCACAAG GATTTTACAGCGGAGCAGGATACTATAACTCCGCCTAACGGATGGAAGGCATACTATGCAGCTACAAAGGCCATCATGAATGTGAATGCCGAGTTCTATAATATCATCAGGGAAGGATCCTTGCCAGCAATGAGTCACTTCTGGCTTAACTCAGACTATGTAAAATGTGTACATGCTACTGGAGAACTTTTTACCGG ATACAATGCAGTGATGAACAGCTGGGGCTTGTTATTCAACTGGGGCCAAGATGGAGGCCAGGGCACTGATTTTCAGCTACGGGATGTCAGAGCTCGTGTACTTGCTGATGTAGCATGGGTTAACATGAAGGTTCATGTCGATGTTGACCCAGGGCCGTTCCATGTGACCAATGTATACGAGTTCCATAATGGCAGGTGGTATATGGTTCATCACCATAGCTCGCTCATGGCTGACCCGGCGCCACATAATCTGTTTGGCtga